DNA sequence from the Maribacter dokdonensis DSW-8 genome:
GTAGACCGCTACAATTACCGTTTTACCCTGACTATCTTTTAAATCATCTTTAAATTCTGCCAAGAATTGATCTCTTGTCTTATGCTCACATTTTTCATTAATATATGGGTGATCGTCCCAATCTTCCAAAAACCATTGAGAATCTACCATTTCTAGCACCACCTCATTATTAATTGTTTCCTTTTCCAATGGGCAACCATCATTGGGCCAAAATTTAGCCTTACTATTATCTTGTAAAAAAGATTCTAGGTCATCTATACTCTGCGGCGCATCTTTCAACCATTCATTTTCCCCAGGGGTCAGGATTACGTTTCCATTAAAATTATCCCATAAGTTCATCAATGGTTGCAGATTATTTTTAACTTCATTTTGTTCATCATCATGAGAAGAAAACCCTTCCTTATCCAATACATTACCAATTAACAACAAGGTAGCTTCGTTATCATTTACCGAGGCGTTATTGATTTGTTCCAGAATTTTTTGAGCTTCGTTAAAAGGTACATTTCCAACATTCGAGGTGATATAAAAAGAATGCGAAACCTCTTTTTTTGAATTAGAATTCTCAGGTTCTGTCCATTGCGAGAACGAATAGGAAAAGCAACATATAATGGAGGAAAATAACAATAGTGAACGCATGTATACCAAGGTTTGTTAGCATTCTACAAAGTTTCGGTTTTGATGATGTTCATCTCAGACCAAATAGAAAATATCCAAAAAAAGGAAAAGATGATTTAAAATACCATCGAATACCATCTAAACTGTAGAATTTTTGATTTAGTTTACCAGAATTCAAAGTTAGATATTGACTGATATCATGCTAACCCAAAACATCTTTTAAATGACTTTAAAAATCTGCTACGCCTGTACGTTATAATAGTCTTATATAATTCTTACAGATTAAAGGCAGAAGTATCTTTAACAGAATCAAGAACAAAAGAACTATGTATGGTAGAAATACCATCTATAATGGAGAGCTTTTCATTAATAAAGCTATGAAATGAAGAAATATCATTTACTGCTATCTTTAATAAATAATCAAAATTACCAGATACTTGGTGGCACTCCATAATATCTGGCAGCAACAATATTTCCCTTTTAAAGTTATCTGCAAGTTTCTTTTGCTGCTTGGAAAGGGTTACTTGGCAATACGCTATAAGTTCTTTTCCTATTTTGTTTCTATCCACTAAGGCTACATATGATTTTATAATCTCTTGCTGTTCCAGCTTTTTGATCCTTTCATAAGTTGGCGTAACACTCAAACCTATTTTAGAGGCTATTTCTTTGGTGTTTTGCTTAGCATTTTGCTGCAGTTGCATTAAAATTTTTCTATCTGTAACATCCATAGTAGTTTATTATTCTATCTAACAAGATAATCCAAGGTTAAGCAGTATTAAAAATCTAAAAATATCAAATAAAAAGATATATATGCTAATATTTGATAATATAAAGAATCACAATACCATTAATTGTAATTTTACAGTGATAAAAATCCATATTTAAAAAATATAAATAAATGAATAACGAACAAAAGATAGATGAGCTGTTGACCAAGTTAATTCAAGAAAAAGATAGAGTTATTGGTTACCCGGTTGCAAAGGACTTTGATTATTCTAGGCTATATGAATTTTTAAAACACCCCATAAACAATGTTGGCGATCCCTATGAGGACAATACATACAAAGTACAAACCCATGAAATGGAACGAGAAGTAGTAGACTTTTTTGCCCAACTTTTTAGGGCAGACCCAACCGATTTTTGGGGCTATGTTACCAATGGAGGATCCGAGAGTAATTTATATGGTTTATACTTAGCAAGGGAATCTCACCCAAAAGCCATGGTTTATTTTTCTGAATCTACCCACTACAGTGTAAAGAAAAACATACACTTGCTTAACTTACCAAGTATTACCATTAGAGCTCAAGAAAACGGTGAATTAGATTACGAAGATCTTGAGAATACGTTACAGCTGAACAGAGATAAACCTGCCATTATCCTTACCACCTTTGGCACCACAATGACAGAAGCCAAAGATGATGTATCTGAAGTAAAGAGAATACTGAAAAAACTGGCTATTCAAAATCATTATATACATTGCGATGCCGCCTTGGCCGGTTCTTACGGTCCATTTATTGAACCCCGCATTCCGTTTGATTTTCAAGACGGTGCAGACAGCATTTCAATTAGTGGTCACAAGTTTATTGGCTCCCCGTTCCCTTCTGGAGTAATCATTGCAAAGCGTTCATTAAGAGATCGTATTGCAAGGGGCATTTCATACATTGGTTCTTTAGACACTACCATAACCGGTTCTAGAAATGGCCATAGTCCATTATTCTTATGGTACGCCATTAAAAAAATGGGCGTAAAAGGGTTAGAAGCACGGTACCGACATAGTTTAGAGACCGCCGAATATTGCAAGGAAGAATTACAAAAAATAGGAATTAACGCCTGGACCAATAAAGGTGCCATTACCGTTGTACTGCCTAAGGTGTCCGAGACCATCAAAAAGAAATGGCAATTGGCTACAGATGATATTACACATGTAATTTGCATGCCCAATGTAACCAAGTCTCAAATTGATGAATTTATAAAAGATTTGGTGGCTGAAAATATGCAACCAAAAGCTGAGACAACTCATCAAAAGTTTCAATTACATTAAAAATTCACAAAGTTTAAACTTTCACCTTATATAAATAACACCCTGTCTCATTTTTTTTGAGCAGGGTGTTTGCAGTAATACCATAATACAACAAGCTAATCTTCAGAAATACTTCCTCATAACATTTTCGAACATAACTAATCGAAAGCGACAGTTCACTCATTTTTCATTGCATTTAAAATTACCTTGGCACAGTTTTGTATTGTAATTTTACTATGATGAAAAAACTATATTTAATCTTAACTGTATTCATGTTTTCACAATTTGGTAATGCCCAGGCAAATAACTCGTACAATCAACTTTGGCAACAGGTAGACAAACATGAGTTGGAGAACAGGACCAAATCTGCACTACAAGTTGTAGAAACGATTTTTTCAAAGGCAAAAGAAGAAAACAATTATACGCAAACCATTAAGGCATTATTGCATAAGTCTGCTTATGTAATGACACTTGAGGAAGATGCTGAACTGAACATTGTAAATGAGTTTAAATCTGAAATTGAACTAGCAGATGCCCCTACCAAACAAATACTGCATAGTCATTTGGCTAACTTATACTGGCAGTATTTTCAATACAACCGATACAAATTTTACAATAGAACAACCACCGAAAGCAAGGTTGACCCTATAGATTTTAGAACATGGGACCTAAACACCCTTTTTAAGGAAATAGACGAACATTTTTCGGCCTCGTTAATGAGTGCAGAAAAAACCCAAAGTTTACCTATTTCAGATTTCGACGAAATACTACATATTCAAGAAAAAACCAGAATATATAGACCTACACTTTTTGATGTATTGGCACATACCGCCTTAAATTTTTATACATCAAATGAAAATAGCATTAACAGGCCACTTAATACATTTGAAATAGATGACCCTAAAATTTTGTGTGAGGCATATACTTCTAGTTTTTTGAAGTTCAGCGACCTCAAAAATACATCGTTACAAGCCAAAGCTTTAGGCATTTATCAGGAACTAGTAGCGTTTCACTTTGGTAACCCCGATATTAATCCCTTGGTAATGGTAGATATTGCGCGCCTGTTGTTCATTCATAAAAATGCCGTTTTCACCAACAAGGACAATTTGTTTCTAGAGGTACTTCAAAACTCTGCAGAGAATATTAAACATAGTCCGCTTTCAGGGTTATACTCCTATGAAATAGCAAAACATTACCAAGAAATAGGGCAAACATACAATCCATCTACCAGTACTGATCACCAATGGAAACTAAAGCAAGCTGTAGATTTGTTAGATGGTGTAATTGCCAAGTTCCCAAACACCTTTGCCGAACAAAAATGCATTGCCTTAAAATCTGAAATCCAAAAACCCAACATTCAATTAACTACCGAAAAATATTTATCCAAGAATACTGTAGGTCGTATTCTAGTCAACTATAAAAATGTAGAAGAATTAGACCTTACAGCTCGGAAAATCACCCAAAAGCAATTAAACAAATTAGATGAGCTTTATGACACTGCCAACAAACAAAAATTCATCAATGCTTTACCTATAGACAAATCATGGACTGCTCCCATAAAAACGGAACATGATTTTCAAATGCACGCCATTGAAATTTCTTTACCATCATTAACGAATGGCAATTACGTAATTACTGCAACATCTAAAGATGAACTGGGTAATTTCTTTAGTTTCACAACCGTACAAGTTACCGACTTAGCTATAGTTGAAACACAGACAGGTACCCATAACCATTATCAAGTTATTGATCGCAGCAACGGAAAACCGATCTATAACGCAGTGGTTGTGCTCGCGTATAAAAAGAATTATAGAGACAATATAAACTCCAAAACCTACCATACAGATAAATACGGTAAAATTATAGTAGCAAAAGGTAAAGACAGTTGGAGCCAGATTGATCTTACTGTCAAAAAAAATAATGAAACTGCCTATTTTAAGAATTACTATTTAAATAGGTATTATAGCCAAAACAAGTCTAGCACTAGGCATTCTTGTTTTTTATTTACCGATAGAAGCATTTATAGACCAGGACAGCCTGTGTACTTCAAAGGTATTGCCATACAACAAGAAAACGGAGTTTCTCAGGTTTTACCCAACAAAGAGATTGAAGTAGAACTTCATGATGTAAACGGACAAAATTTAGAGACATTAAAGCTAACAACCAATGAATATGGTTCTGTCTCAGGAGAATTCATTTTACCAAACTCCGGTCTTACTGGCGGCTACTCCCTACACACCTATTCAGATGAATTTGATCTATCGGGCTACGCTAGTATTTCTGTAGAGGAATACAAACGCCCTAAGTTTGAAACCAATTTTAAACCTGTTACAGAAACCTATAAAGTAAATGACAGCGTAGTAGTAAAAGGTGAAGCAAAAGCGTATGCAGGCAGCGTTATTTCTGGCGCAAAAGTAGTGTATCGGGTAAAGCGAGTAGTGAACTTACCTAGATGGTATTACTGGTCAAGACCTTATTTTAATATCGCACCTCAAGAAATAACCCATGGTGAAACCATTACAGATTTAAATGGCAACTATGAAATACCATTTATTGCTGCTCCAGACAATAGTATTGACAGTTCTAATCTACCAACATTTAATTTTGAAGTTACTGCAGATGTCACTGATATTAATGGTGAAACAAGAAGTACGACTACCCATGTTGCCGTTGGATACCATTCCCTAAACGTTACTATACAAGTACCGGAATTCTTTGACAAAACAAAAAAAGATAACAAGATCAACATCGCCAGCACTAATTTAAATGGTGAATTTGCAGCTACAACGGGCGAAGTAACATTATACAAACTACAAGCACCTGATCATGTTTTAAGACCAAGACCCTGGGCTGCACCTGATTATAGCGGTTTTACCAAAAAGGAATTTAAAGAACTTTACCCACATGACGCCTTTGAAAATGAAAACGACCCCAGTCAATGGGATAAAGAAAAGGTAATCTGGTCATCCAATTTCAACACGGCAGAATCAAAAGAAATAGCTTTTGGCAAAACAAAAAATTGGAAATCAGGCAAATACAGACTAGAGCTAAGTGCAAAAGATAAATTTGGACAACTAGTAAAAGATGTTGCCATTATTACATTTTCTGGTGAGGAAAATGTATTGGCAGACAACCAATTGTTTCAGGTCAAAACCGATAAACATCAATATGATATAGGAGATACCGCAAAGGTCACTTTTCTTTCAAGTGCAAAGAATTTGAACGTAACCGTTGTTATAGAAAAGGACCAGAAAATTACAGATGTAAAAATCCTTGCGCTGAACAACGATTCCAAAACCATTTCCATACCCGTAACAAAGGATAATTTAGGCGGATTCAACGTAAATTACAGCTACGCTTTTGCCAATGACTTTACCACGAACAAGCAGACCATCTCAGTACCCTACCCAACTACAGATCTTCAAATAGAAACCATTACTTTTAGAGATAAGTTAGCCCCTGGTACAGAAGAAACATGGTCATTTAAAATCAAAGGACCAAAGGGCGAAAAGGTAAGTGCTGAACTTTTAGCCAACATGTTCGATGTTTCTTTAAATCAATTCAGACCACATTATTGGAATTTTAATCCGTTAAGCAAACCAAACTATTATTCAGAAAGCAGAACCAATGCACAACATAGTTTTGCCACAAGTAGTTTCTATACCCAATTAAATTATGAAGGTGTAAGCTATCCTAACTTGTCATATGATTCCTTTGACTGGTTTGGGCTAAATTTTGTCACTGGCGGCATGTTCTATGAAACACGGTCTACCGCATTGGCATACTCAAAATCTCCAATGAGAAAGGCTCAAATGGCTAGTGACGCAGGTTTAGATGAAATGGTGGTTACGGGCTCAGCTGTAGCATCGGAATTATCTGGAGAAGTTGCCGGCGTAGAAACAGAGATATTGGAACCAACAAAAGAAACGGATTTAGATGCAATATCCGTTAGAAAAAACCTTCAAGAAACGGCATTTTTCTTCCCAAAATTATTAACGGATAAAGATGGTAATATTTCGTTCACGTTTACCACTCCCGAAGCGCTAACACGTTGGAATATTCAATTATTGGCACACACTAAAGCTTTAGAGAGCAGCATTATCAATTTAACCACCGTTACTCAAAAGGAACTAATGGTAACACCAAATGCACCACGCTTTTTACGTGAAGGGGATACCATTACCATAAGCAGTAAAATATCTAACTTAACCAATAAGAACCTTAAAGGAATAGTACAATTAGATTTAACCGATGCGTTGACAGGTACAGATATCACAGCGCAGTTGTTAACCAACGCTCAGCAACAAAATTCATTTTCTATAGATTCTCTTGGTAACACTCAAGTATCATGGAACCTAAAAATTCCTGAAGGGCTACAAACGGTTCAATATAGAATCATTGCAAAAGCAGGTGATTATTCAGATGGTGAACAAAACATGTTACCGGTACTATCCAACAGAACCCTAGTTACCGAAACTTTACCTATGTGGGTTCGTAGCAACCAAACGAAAACCTTTACCTTTGACAAATTGAAAAACACGTCTTCAGCAACTTTAGAACATCATAAGTTAACTTTAGAAATGACGTCAAATCCTGCTTGGTACGCAGTACAAGCGCTACCGTATTTAATGGAGTATCCGTATGATTGCAACGAGCAGACCTTCTCTAGATATTATGCAAATACATTGGCAAGCCACATTGCCAACAGCAACCCTAGAATTCGTGAAGTATTCGATCAATGGGCAAATTCAGATGCATTATTGAGCAACCTAGAGAAAAATCAAGAATTGAAATCGCTTTTAATTCAAGAAACCCCATGGCTCAGAGATGCACAATCTGAAACCGAACAAAAGAAAAGAATAGGGTTGTTGTTCAATTTGAACAAAATGAAAAATGAGCAACAATCAGCATTGAACAAACTTGTACAGAATCAGAATTCTAACGGAGCTTGGTCATGGTTTCAAGGCGGTCCGGACAACAGGTATATTACTCTGCATATCATCACAGGCATGGGGCATTTGAACAAATTGACAGACTCAGAAGCCAACGACACCAATGATTTATCAATTTTATTCAATTCCAAATCAGAAATGATTGAAAAAGCTATTGAATATCTTGATGACGAATTCGTAGCTGAATACGAACAAATGAAGAAATATACCTCCAATATTGATGACGACCATTTAAGTACCCACCAAGTACATTATTTATATATGCGTAGTTTTTTCCCTGAAATAGAAACTTCTAAAAAGGTGCAGGAAATTACAGCTTACTATACAAAACAAGCACAGCAATATTGGACTTCTAGAGGGTTATACGCTCAAGGCATGTTAGCATTGACCTTACATCGTATGAACGATACCTATACAGCTAATAAAATAATACGTGCTTTAGAGGAAAACAGTATAACCAATGATGAGTTGGGTATGTATTGGAAAAGTAACACCAGTTCATGGTTTTGGTACCAAGCACCTATTGAGACCCAATCATTACTCATAGAAGCATTTTCAGAAATTAAACCAACAGATGTTGAAACCATTGACAATCTAAAAATTTGGCTATTAAAAAATAAGCAAACCAATCAATGGAGTACCACCAAAGCTACTACCGAAGCTGTTTATGCTTTATTATTACAAGGCAGCGATTGGTTATCCGTCACCGATGCCGTAGATGTAATTATTGGCGGAGAAAAACTAAAGCCTACCACTTTGGAAGATGTCAAAGTAGAAGCTGGCACAGGGTATTTTAAAACCGCTTGGAACGGTAATGAAGTTGCACCAAAAATGGGCGAAGTCCAAATAACTAAAAAAGGAAATGGTATTGCTTGGGGCTCATTGTACTGGCAGTACTTTGAAGATTTAGATCAAATAACAAGCGCAAAAACGCCGTTGCATTTGAAGAAAAAAATCTTTTTGAAAAAGAATACCAATTCTGGAGAAGTACTCTCTGAAATTACCGATAAAACCTCATTACAGGTGGGCGATTTGGTACGTATACGTATTGAACTAAAATCTGACCGAGACATGGAATTTATTCACATGAAAGATATGAGGGCAGCAGGTTTTGAACCGGTGAACGTAATATCTAGATACAAGTGGCAAGATGGGTTGGGTTATTATGAAAGCACCAAAGATGCCAGCACCAACTTCTTTTTTGACTATTTACCTAAAGGGGTTTATGTATTTGAGTATGATATAAGGGTCAACAATGCAGGTAACTTCAGTAATGGCATAACCACCATAGAGAGTATGTATGCACCAGAGTTTAGCAGTCATAGTGAAGGTGTTCGGGTTTCTGTTGAAGATTAACCTCATTACGATCGTAGTGAAGTAATCTGCTTGCCGGCTGACTAAAACTTATTCGTGACCATTAACAGACAGATTGCTTCGTCGCGAAAAACTCCTCGCAATGATGTATCGAAACAAAAAAGGGCGCTATTATGTAGCGCCCTTTTATCTTATAAATTATTGAAAAATTACCAAATACTTACTCTTTTCTCTGGAGCTAGGTACATGTCATCACCCTCTTTGATATCAAAAGCATCGTAAAATGCCTGAATGTTCAACAATGGTTGAGTAGCTCTAACCAGACCAGGAGAGTGTGGATCCGTTTTGATCTGCGTTCTTAACGCTTCATCTCTACTCTTAGTTCTCCAAACCGTAGCCCATGACATAAAGAAACGCTGCTCTGCCGTAAAACCATCAATATCTTCAGGACGCCCATTTTCAGCGTAGTATTTCTGTAAACCATCATAAGCACCTAACAAACCACCTAAATCTCCAATGTTCTCACCTAAGGTAAACTTACCGTTTACATATACATCTGGTAAAACCATAACACTGTCATACTGCACCGCCAAAGCATCGGCTCTTTCTG
Encoded proteins:
- a CDS encoding Lrp/AsnC family transcriptional regulator, with amino-acid sequence MDVTDRKILMQLQQNAKQNTKEIASKIGLSVTPTYERIKKLEQQEIIKSYVALVDRNKIGKELIAYCQVTLSKQQKKLADNFKREILLLPDIMECHQVSGNFDYLLKIAVNDISSFHSFINEKLSIIDGISTIHSSFVLDSVKDTSAFNL
- a CDS encoding histidine decarboxylase, with translation MNNEQKIDELLTKLIQEKDRVIGYPVAKDFDYSRLYEFLKHPINNVGDPYEDNTYKVQTHEMEREVVDFFAQLFRADPTDFWGYVTNGGSESNLYGLYLARESHPKAMVYFSESTHYSVKKNIHLLNLPSITIRAQENGELDYEDLENTLQLNRDKPAIILTTFGTTMTEAKDDVSEVKRILKKLAIQNHYIHCDAALAGSYGPFIEPRIPFDFQDGADSISISGHKFIGSPFPSGVIIAKRSLRDRIARGISYIGSLDTTITGSRNGHSPLFLWYAIKKMGVKGLEARYRHSLETAEYCKEELQKIGINAWTNKGAITVVLPKVSETIKKKWQLATDDITHVICMPNVTKSQIDEFIKDLVAENMQPKAETTHQKFQLH
- a CDS encoding alpha-2-macroglobulin family protein — encoded protein: MKKLYLILTVFMFSQFGNAQANNSYNQLWQQVDKHELENRTKSALQVVETIFSKAKEENNYTQTIKALLHKSAYVMTLEEDAELNIVNEFKSEIELADAPTKQILHSHLANLYWQYFQYNRYKFYNRTTTESKVDPIDFRTWDLNTLFKEIDEHFSASLMSAEKTQSLPISDFDEILHIQEKTRIYRPTLFDVLAHTALNFYTSNENSINRPLNTFEIDDPKILCEAYTSSFLKFSDLKNTSLQAKALGIYQELVAFHFGNPDINPLVMVDIARLLFIHKNAVFTNKDNLFLEVLQNSAENIKHSPLSGLYSYEIAKHYQEIGQTYNPSTSTDHQWKLKQAVDLLDGVIAKFPNTFAEQKCIALKSEIQKPNIQLTTEKYLSKNTVGRILVNYKNVEELDLTARKITQKQLNKLDELYDTANKQKFINALPIDKSWTAPIKTEHDFQMHAIEISLPSLTNGNYVITATSKDELGNFFSFTTVQVTDLAIVETQTGTHNHYQVIDRSNGKPIYNAVVVLAYKKNYRDNINSKTYHTDKYGKIIVAKGKDSWSQIDLTVKKNNETAYFKNYYLNRYYSQNKSSTRHSCFLFTDRSIYRPGQPVYFKGIAIQQENGVSQVLPNKEIEVELHDVNGQNLETLKLTTNEYGSVSGEFILPNSGLTGGYSLHTYSDEFDLSGYASISVEEYKRPKFETNFKPVTETYKVNDSVVVKGEAKAYAGSVISGAKVVYRVKRVVNLPRWYYWSRPYFNIAPQEITHGETITDLNGNYEIPFIAAPDNSIDSSNLPTFNFEVTADVTDINGETRSTTTHVAVGYHSLNVTIQVPEFFDKTKKDNKINIASTNLNGEFAATTGEVTLYKLQAPDHVLRPRPWAAPDYSGFTKKEFKELYPHDAFENENDPSQWDKEKVIWSSNFNTAESKEIAFGKTKNWKSGKYRLELSAKDKFGQLVKDVAIITFSGEENVLADNQLFQVKTDKHQYDIGDTAKVTFLSSAKNLNVTVVIEKDQKITDVKILALNNDSKTISIPVTKDNLGGFNVNYSYAFANDFTTNKQTISVPYPTTDLQIETITFRDKLAPGTEETWSFKIKGPKGEKVSAELLANMFDVSLNQFRPHYWNFNPLSKPNYYSESRTNAQHSFATSSFYTQLNYEGVSYPNLSYDSFDWFGLNFVTGGMFYETRSTALAYSKSPMRKAQMASDAGLDEMVVTGSAVASELSGEVAGVETEILEPTKETDLDAISVRKNLQETAFFFPKLLTDKDGNISFTFTTPEALTRWNIQLLAHTKALESSIINLTTVTQKELMVTPNAPRFLREGDTITISSKISNLTNKNLKGIVQLDLTDALTGTDITAQLLTNAQQQNSFSIDSLGNTQVSWNLKIPEGLQTVQYRIIAKAGDYSDGEQNMLPVLSNRTLVTETLPMWVRSNQTKTFTFDKLKNTSSATLEHHKLTLEMTSNPAWYAVQALPYLMEYPYDCNEQTFSRYYANTLASHIANSNPRIREVFDQWANSDALLSNLEKNQELKSLLIQETPWLRDAQSETEQKKRIGLLFNLNKMKNEQQSALNKLVQNQNSNGAWSWFQGGPDNRYITLHIITGMGHLNKLTDSEANDTNDLSILFNSKSEMIEKAIEYLDDEFVAEYEQMKKYTSNIDDDHLSTHQVHYLYMRSFFPEIETSKKVQEITAYYTKQAQQYWTSRGLYAQGMLALTLHRMNDTYTANKIIRALEENSITNDELGMYWKSNTSSWFWYQAPIETQSLLIEAFSEIKPTDVETIDNLKIWLLKNKQTNQWSTTKATTEAVYALLLQGSDWLSVTDAVDVIIGGEKLKPTTLEDVKVEAGTGYFKTAWNGNEVAPKMGEVQITKKGNGIAWGSLYWQYFEDLDQITSAKTPLHLKKKIFLKKNTNSGEVLSEITDKTSLQVGDLVRIRIELKSDRDMEFIHMKDMRAAGFEPVNVISRYKWQDGLGYYESTKDASTNFFFDYLPKGVYVFEYDIRVNNAGNFSNGITTIESMYAPEFSSHSEGVRVSVED